The Oreochromis niloticus isolate F11D_XX linkage group LG4, O_niloticus_UMD_NMBU, whole genome shotgun sequence DNA segment AGAGATGGATTCACAAAGACGAGCCCTTTTGCAAAGTTTTCATTGCTGTGTGTCATATGCATACTAAAGGGACTCATGGGAATCAGAGTCTACCTAGGCAAAGATCATAGACTGTACTGTGTATAACAGATGGACACAGCCATCATTATGACACTCTGTGGTTACTGGAGTCTCGTTTTCTCCCTCACGTCTGCCATCTTTTATGATTAGCCACAGGTGGATCTGACTGAAATAACACAGATGACCCATGCATCTGTATCACAAGCATGGAGACAGAGCACAGGAGGGAAAAACAGCTGGCTTCACAATATGCAATCAAGCTCTAGAACTCTGTTTCACTATCGATTCACAAGCTTGTGACCACAAATAAATTTCACTATCAAAGGATAATTTTAGCAACCTATTCCTAATTATATTTTGCTATCAAGATAATCTAATCAGTTACgaattttttaaacataataaaatcacCTCATAAATAGATCATACAGTCAATCATAATGCAAATTCTATACCTTTAAAATGCAATCTGTAAAACATATTTAAGTATAAATAATGTCAGCATAAAGGAGTTTTCCTTTTCTGCTTTATCCTGTTTGTGATTTTGCAAAAAGCACAGCTGTTTGCTTCAACAGCTTACCTCTGTTGGTTGTGACTTCCACCACATGCAATACAAAGTCCATGGGAAGGGCAGTGCAGTGTTTTCTCCTCTCTTTTCGAATGGCTAATAATTAATTGCCCTCTTTTTCTATATCCTGCTTGACTGTCTCGTTTATTATAAGTAGGACTatgatttacaaaatgaacatctTGCAGATTAGATTAAATGAGGCTTCAAGCACTTCCCCATTTGTTTCAGATTTTACACCTGGAAGCCTGTGTCTGTCATTTAATTATACTGTCTGTGGCAAAGGGTAGAGTCATGCACTCATATTCATACTTTGTAGTCCTTCCTTATGTAAACATTCTGTGGCTTGTATCAGTCATGCTTCATAGAATAGATTCATAAGACATGAGTCACcactaatataataataaaacttttttatACTGGGGGAAACAAGGCGTCAGTGACAACTCTAGGGAATTTTTCTTCATAATAAATTGGCTGTAGTGTATTTAGTTGGCAACTTTTCTTCTTCAAAGCTAGTCTTTTAAGCTATTACACTCACGTAAGTGACTAAGAGCTTGAGCTAGCCCTAGATTTGTAGCCAGTAATTTATTTTATATCAGTggatttttcatgtatttaatttttttccccctgtttctAATGTGATTGTCTTGTATTATGCATCACGGCATCCAGACATCTCCATTTAATTCTGGCACTGCTACAACCAATCCAAAAATCAGGCTTTTATACACTGAACTTATtgtttctcactctctctctttttctgcagcGTCTTGGCCAGTTTCATCGTTGGACTTTTCAACCTTTATGAAGACCTGTTCTTCACCTATCTGGAGATCAACCCTCTgggtagggtttttttttctttgattttctcAAATCCACAATAACATCTCAAGCTATATCTGAACAGGCTACTGTTATAGCATCTACACTTTATTCTTGCACCAGCTTATTAATATGTTATCAGGTTATAAAACTGGAAAGGGGACATCAAAAGGAAATTAGAGAGGAAAGCAtcacaaaaaaatcatcatgaaacgCACATTTTTGACACCGAGGGGgggaaaaacattaaataatacATGCACTTTCTGTTTGATGAAGGCAGCATGTGTTTGCAAAGACGTAATTAGGCACCAGTACATGCCCTCTGGCAGTTTTTCCTGTTGATGTGGTGTAAGTTAAAGGATGTACAggcactgtttttttttgttttttttgttttttgttttttttaaatgtgggtTTTATTATATCCTGAAAAGACAAATTTTATAGAAAAATGCTCTATCATGAAAACAGgctatttttagacataggtgaGCCCACAAAAGATGCCAGCTGAACAGATCTCGGCTTGAAAATAATGCTTAACAAAAGAATCTGCATCTACTGTGACCAGaagtggaaaacattttaaaaacaaattggAAACTACAGGGACAAAAAAgtaaatttaaagaaaagaaaccacATTTCCTTAATGTGGTCTCAGCAGATGGTTAAGTTCAATTGGTTGGCCTCTGCATTTAAAACAGCTTCACCCTTAGCCTCCTCCTTTGCTCAAAACAGGGCGGAGTGCATCAACAAAGAagtaacaaaagaaaacagagggaaaaaaataattaatgaatCTTATATAAATCAATGACAACACAATATAAACCAAATGTGGCGCCATCATTTAGAATACAGTGTAGTGTCATAATGTGTATTAAAGCACATTAATCATACTTAATTAAATCAAACTAATCATTTGCTATACAGCTTCAATGACTGCATGTCACAATAATGTGGGAGTGTAAGAACTTAAATCTGTATCTGATTTATATGAGTGTGGTGTGTGTTTAATTACAAGATTATTTCTAGTTTGTGGTTAGCATGCTGGAGTATACGTTTTAACATTACATCTTGACATCCCCTTGACCCCTTTTAGTGGTCACAAAAGATGGAGTTTATGTGCTGGACATGGCCGCTAAGATCGACGCAACAGCTGATTACATCTGCAAGGCCAAGTGGGGAGATGTGGAGTTTCCTCCACCCTTCGGCAGGGAGGCTTATCCCGAGGTGAGGGGAGGACTGGAGGGACAGAGGTAGAAATGCATCAGATTTCCAATTGTGACCTCTTGAgcctgtttcttattattactCATTAGATTTTTATCAGAGGTACAGTAGAACATCCATCACCTTCATCATTTCATAAACTGTGCCTTACCAAACTAAAATAATGGCACTGTTTCAGTTAATTAAAGTGGCCTAGACCTCTTGTGATGGCCTTTCTCAGTACTTTAAAGGTAAGAAGGAGTGGATAGTGTTAACTGCGATGGATCCTGTAAACCTGTTTTTAACCTGAagaataaatgttattttttttctaatgggTTTAAACAGGTTAGCTCCTGTATAATTATTTAGAAACAGTGGTATCGTCAAACATATTCACACGTAAAAAGACTGTAGGTCTCACTTTGGAGAGGAAACGTGTCTCCAGCAAAGATTGCCTGGGCTGCAACAGGTGCATAAAGATttggagaaaataaataaatttaccccatacatgtatgaaatgttctgctttaaatcaaatcaaatcaaatcacctttattgtcacatcacatgtgcaggtacactggtacagtacatgcgagtgaaattcttgtgtgcaagcttcacaagcaacagagttgtgcaaaatacaataacgtgcaacaagcaaaatataaaaatggttaatctaaaaagtaataaatatatgtaccatatataaaggtatatacattactgaatgtgtgtactaaatatgtttttctacgtgtgtgtgtgtgtgtgtgtgtgtgtgtgtgtgtgagtgtgtatatacatgttttacaaatgaaatagagtaaacaataaaataagatatataaaatataaaatatacagaggtaggtatgtgcaaaacagtggcattaatgtacagtatggagtgcataatgttgaagttccagtagtgagggtgaggtgtctatgacgtgttcagcagtctgatggcctggtggaaaaagctgtctctcagtctgctggtacgggaccggatgctgcagaacctccttcctgatggaagtagtctgaagagtttatggctggggtgactggagtccttgatgatcctccccgctttcctcaggcaccgcttcctgtagatgtcttggagggagggaagctcacctccaattatccgttcagcacaccgcactactctctggagagctttgcggttgtaagcggtggtgttgccataccaggtggtgatgcatccagtgaggatgctctcaatggcacagcgatagaaggtcctgaggatgcgggggctcatgccgaatcttttcagtctcctgagaaagaagaggcgctgctgcgccttcttcactgtcttgtttatgtgtactgaccacgtaagatcctcagccagatgtacaccaaggaagcggaagctgctcactctctccacagcggcgccgttgatggtgatgggggtgtgtactcctctgcacctccggaagtccactatcagctcctttgtctttgcgacgttgagggtgagatggttgtcttgacaccagtgggtcagggcgctgacctcctccctgtaggccgtctcatcaccgttggtgataagacccaccactgtagtgtcgtccgcaaacttcacaatgatgttggagttgttagtggccgtgcagtcgtaggtgtagagtgagtacaggagagggctcagtacacacccctgtggagcaccagtgttcagtgtgatgggggatgaggtggtgctgcccagtctgaccacttggcgtctgtcagacaggaagttaaggatccagctgcagagggagctgctcagtcctagatcctgcagtttcctgtccagcttcgagggaacgatggtgttgaatgctgagctgtaatctacaaacagcattctcacatacgtgtctctcttctccaggtgtgacagggcagcatggagtgtcagggctatggcatcatcagtggacctgttgtggcggtatgcgaactgtagagggtccagtgagtcgggtagtgcggagcagatgaagtccctgaccagcttctcgaagcatttgctcacgatgggggtcagggctacaggtcgccagtcgttcaatgatgagatggtggaggatttgggtacagggacgatggtggccattttgaagcaggctgggactacagacagagagagggaaaggttgaagatatgtgtaaacactccagccagctgagccgcgcatgacttgaggacgcggccgggaatccGGCCGCGTCGGATTCCGCGTGGGAGctatatttataataaatgaAAAGACCTATAACATGAAAGAATGTTTCAATAATTAGAAGATGAATATGACTGATTATTGTACTTTTGAATTACACTGACAGAACTTAATATTTAATGTAGCAAGCTTGTGAATGGAAAAAGGCTGgggggtttttctttttaatttatttacaggatggttgttttttgtttgtttttggctgaAACATGTGGGAGCTGGTTTGAGAcagactgtctgtctgtgtagcAGACGGCCCGGTCTAATTGGGCTGCTGCAAGTCGAAGTGGGGATGAGGGACAGCAGGTGCCTTTGATTGGGTGCTTTTTTTACTCTCAGCCACCAGCTGTGGACCTGACTGTCACAAACAACCACTGATGTGCATCACATCCTCTGTTGCTGTCAATATCTATACAGTATTTCTAATTAATGGCTCCTTTAATGTTGCAGGGCAGGCAAAGGACAAATTACAACTATGTAGTGAGATGCTTGTAAAAGGTCCGGCTCTGATTAAGGCAATAACTCTCAATATTTAACAGTGCCCGTACTTCTTTATCTTCCTTTTCCTTTTGTAGGAGGCCTATATTGCAGACCTTGATGCTAAGAGTGGAGCCAGCCTGAAACTCACTCTCCTTAATCCTCGAGGCAGAATCTGGACCATGGTGGCAGGCGGCGGTGCCTCAGTGGTGTACAGGTACTTAGTCATAGTGCTAACATACGCGCTAGAATCCATGGCTCTCAAGTAATTCAACTAAATGTTTAGTCTAAACAATCTCTAGTATTGATCACCATTAAATTCATTCCTCTGTGCATAATTGGGTTTAGCATTAGGGGAGAATGCCAGAGATGCAGTAGGGATACTGATAGTGCAGCAGTTTAGACTCTGCCCATTCAGCTGCCAGCTAAATTGGATTCCTAGATGTTGCTGTTTTACTGAGAGTCTGGAAGAAAGAGCAGTGCCTCACTCGCTCTGCCGTCTGTCGGGGGTGTAGAGCGGGACTTGCAGACCCATCAGGCGTGACTAATTATTTCCCCTGTGCACTGTTAAGTTGTTGTATCTGTTTACAGTGCAgtattaaatgaataaaggcGATGTGTTCTGGAGGTCTGTTTTTCCTGAAGTTGTGTTTATTGTTGCAGCTGAAAATGCCCCATATAAGAAAAACAGAGCAGTGGTTGCTTTTGTTGatctgtttcttctctctctaTTCTATCTCTTTACTAATATGAAACACCCTCAGTGACACAATCTGTGATCTTGGTGGGGTTAACGAGCTGGCCAATTATGGAGAGTATTCTGGAGCACCGAGTGAACAGCAGACCTATGATTATGCCAAGACCATCTTATCTTTGATGACAAGAGAAAAGCACTCTGAAGGTGGGAATTGTGTAAActttcttgctttctttcttgcttttttattattaacaatattaTTTCTATATGAAATTATTTCCATATTAATGTGTTCCAGGGAAGGTTTTGATAATCGGAGGAAGCATAGCCAACTTCACAAATGTAGCAGCAACATTTAAGGTACAGTGTGCATTTTGTATACATGGTGTTAAtaatatatcaatatttcttaTTTAATATCATGTGTTAATTGAGCATCTCTGTCCTTTTGGACAAAGGGAATTGTTCGGGCTATCAGAGATTATCAGGAGCCACTGAAGGAGCATGAAGTCACTATTTTTGTGCGACGTGGAGGCCCCAACTACCAGGAAGGTCTAAGAGTGATGGGAGAAGTTGGTATGTTTTTCCTGATATGTTGTAAATTTAGGCTTCATATTGTAATCTATCAATGTAGTCTTGAGACTAAGCACCTGCCAGCTGTTACAAACCACAGTTAATTCGACTCTGGACCTTTCTCCACAGGAAAGACCACTGGCATCCCAATTCATGTCTTTGGCACAGAAACCCACATGACTGCCATTGTTGGCATGGCGCTGGGCCACAGGCCAATTGCCAACTTGCCTCCTATTGCTGCCCACACTGCCAACTTCCTCCTCAACTCCAACAGCAGCACATCGGTATGACACGCACTGGCCCGATAAACCATCAAGATATTCTTGCATATCACTGTGAAGTGTATTTACATCAGTCAATTTCCTCAAATGTAGGTTACATGCCACAGCCTCTGTTTCAGTCACTATTATCTTGTCCTCATAGTGAACCAGATTAAACAGTTCCCTCCACTGCTCTTATATAAAGAGCAGTGCAGGGATCTGTGGGCTGCTCTAGTTGTGAGTCTGCAGTCGGATGTGCAAGGTTGTAGCCCGCTGCTCGAGGCATCCATTAAAAATGTGCAGTGCAAGATTTCAGCAAAggaagtgcgtgtgtgtgtgcatgtgtgtttgtctttgctTCAGATGTGCACTACAACAGAAGAACAAAGTGAAATGAAATATGAATTGTCCTACTGGGAATTGGTGTGAATAAATATGAAGTACTGGGAAACTGGGGTCatcaataaaaacaatttttaatggatttccaggACACATGCACATCAAGTGCACGTGATCTCAACTCATCCAGCGGCTTTACCGTTTATCACAGCTGAAGCAGATAATTTCTCAGCTAGGCTGTCCTTACTGAGAAACCTTTTTTTGGGACATGCAAGGGTAAAAAAAggtccttttttcttctttttttatattttctagaCACCAGCATCCAGCAGGACTGCTTCTTTCTCtgaaaacaaaggcaaagtTGAGAGTTCACCGGCAAAGAAGCCTAAAACTGGAGCCCCCGTTGGTGAGAAACACACCGACCACGAGACTACACAATAAATGCCAAAACCTTTCTGTTTGTCATTCTTGCATCCATCACTGGATAGTAGGTAAAGGCGTTTTATGTATGCACAGTTGACTATAGGTGTTATAGCGCCCTCTGTGGTCAGCAATAGGTGTCTGCAAAAACTATTTCCATATTGAACTATTTCCATGTTTCCACTTTCAaatttcattttcatattttccaaaCTCTGGGAGAAAATGGAGGTGACAGTGTTTTAATACAAGGACTCACATAtcgattttctttttttttttatgtccaattttatttaaacagtgttAACAGTGCCACCAGTATCTaagagtttttctttctctgtaggAAAGGCAACTACCCTCTTTACTAAACACACAAAGTCAATAGTGTGGGGCATGCAGACTCGGGCAGTACAGGGCATGCTGGACTTTGACTATGTCTGCTCCAGAGATGAGCCATCTGTCGCAGCTATGGTCTACCCATTCACGTAAGTATGCTGCGCCTGTCCTCTTTAGTTTGTGTCTGCTCTCAGTGTAATGCCCGTTTACTGTAAGATAACTGTAAGAACCTCTGAGACTACTGtactgtttttactgtttcttaTATGTGTTTCTTGTTGGCTGCCTTCCAGTGGAGACCACAAACAGAAGTTCTACTGGGGACATAAAGAGATCCTCCTCCCTGTGTATAAGAACATGAGCGATGCCATGAAGAAGCATCCAGATGTAGATGTGCTCATCAACTTTGCCTCTTTGCGCTCAGCCTTTGATAGCACCATAGAGACCATGCAGTACCCACAGGTACCCAGCTGCAGCATCTGTGGCctataaaaactttaaaaagggCTTCACGGTTAagcatttctctttgtttgtcTTCAGATTCGCACCATTGCCATCATTGCTGAGGGAATCCCTGAAGCCCACACGAGGAAGCTTATCAAGACAGCAGATGAGAAGGGTGTCACAATCATTGGACCAGCAACTGTTAGTTTTTCTTCACCTCTTATGAGATTTTACCAgatctttctgttttgttgttgtttaatttaAGTAAAccaccttttgttttgttttgtccagGTTGGAGGAATCAAGCCAGGCTGTTTCAAGATCGGGAACACGGGAGGCATGCTGGATAACATCCTCGCCTCCAAGCTGTATCGCCCAGGAAGCGTGGCCTATGTGTCCCGATCAGGCGGCATGTCCAATGAACTTAACAATATAATCTCCCGCACCACTGATGGTGTATTTGAAGGCGTGGCCATTGGTGGGGATAGGTACGTATGTGCTTTTTGGCTCTGAATTTAAATGTGGTTTGAGCTGGGACATAATTCATAATTCTTCTTCAGATACCCAGCCTCTGTGTTTACTGACCATGTGCTGCGCTACCAAGACACTCCTGGAGTAAAGATGATTGTCGTACTGGGAGAGGTGAGGAGTAAACCATCACACACTGATGCTCGGAGTTTTAAACTGTTGCTGGCTGCTAAATTCTGACTGTCTGTGCCCTTGTAACAGATTGGTGGCACAGAGGAATACAGGATCTGCCAAGCTATCAAACAGGGCAGAATCACAAAGCCAGTTGTGTGCTGGTGTATTGGCACCTGTGCCACTATGTTCTCCTCAGAGGTA contains these protein-coding regions:
- the aclya gene encoding ATP-citrate synthase — its product is MSAKAISEQTGKEFLYKYICTSAAIQNRFRYANVTPETNFDRLAQEHPWLLTERLVVKPDQLIKRRGKLGLVGVNLDLNGVKEWLKPRLMKETTVGKAKGVLKNFLIEPFVPHKQEEEFYVCIYATREGDYVLFHHEGGVDVGDVDAKAQKLLIKVDEKISEDLVKKDLLTHVPNDKKVVLASFIVGLFNLYEDLFFTYLEINPLVVTKDGVYVLDMAAKIDATADYICKAKWGDVEFPPPFGREAYPEEAYIADLDAKSGASLKLTLLNPRGRIWTMVAGGGASVVYSDTICDLGGVNELANYGEYSGAPSEQQTYDYAKTILSLMTREKHSEGKVLIIGGSIANFTNVAATFKGIVRAIRDYQEPLKEHEVTIFVRRGGPNYQEGLRVMGEVGKTTGIPIHVFGTETHMTAIVGMALGHRPIANLPPIAAHTANFLLNSNSSTSTPASSRTASFSENKGKVESSPAKKPKTGAPVGKATTLFTKHTKSIVWGMQTRAVQGMLDFDYVCSRDEPSVAAMVYPFTGDHKQKFYWGHKEILLPVYKNMSDAMKKHPDVDVLINFASLRSAFDSTIETMQYPQIRTIAIIAEGIPEAHTRKLIKTADEKGVTIIGPATVGGIKPGCFKIGNTGGMLDNILASKLYRPGSVAYVSRSGGMSNELNNIISRTTDGVFEGVAIGGDRYPASVFTDHVLRYQDTPGVKMIVVLGEIGGTEEYRICQAIKQGRITKPVVCWCIGTCATMFSSEVQFGHAGACANQASETAVAKNKALKEAGAFVPKSFDELGEIIKSVYDDLVAKGVIQPAEELPPPTVPMDYSWARELGLIRKPASFMTSICDERGQELIYAGMPITEVFKSEIGLGGTLGLLWFQRRLPRYACQFIEMCLMVTADHGPAVSGAHNTIVCARAGKDLISSLTSGLLTIGDRFGGALDAAAKQFSKAFDSGMLPMEFVNKMKKDGKLIMGIGHRVKSINNPDMRVQILKDFVKQHFPSTQLLDYALEVEKITTSKKPNLILNVDGFIGVAFVDLLRTCGGFTRDEADEFVEIGALNGIFVLGRSMGFIGHYLDQKRLKQGLYRHPWDDISYVLPEHMSM